The window ATTAAATCGTCAGGATTTTTGAGCGTTTCTGTGTCTTTTGGCAAGAAAAACTGGTTTGCCGAAGAGATTTCGATACACTTTGGTTCAAAAACGGTTGATTTGGATACCGCTTTACAGTCCAATCAGCAGAATGTCGTAGTAAGCTTATTTCCGCCTGCGGTAAAACCTAAAAATAAGTTTGGGATGGACGAAAAAACCGTCGATTCCCTTCAAAAACTTCTTCAGAAAAAGAATGTGTTGCTGTACCTGTTCGGCAATCCATATGTACTGGATATTTTAGAGTTGCCGCCCCACGCCAATGTAGTTTTGGCGTATCAAGATTTTGAAGCGTTCCAAAAGGTCGCTTTCGCCCATTTCTCCGGAAAAATCAAGGCAAAAGGACAGCTTCCTATTCAACTAAAAACTTTTCGACCATGAGCCCACAATTTGTTATTTTTAATAGTCTCAAAAAGTATCGGGTATGAGCACTTATAAAGTTTTGGGGCTGATGTCCGGCACCTCGCTGGATGGCTTGGACATGGCCTATTGCCATATTTGGGAAGCCAACGGAACTTGGAATTTTCGCATTAAAAACACGGCCGAAATTGAATACTCGGAAGATATGCGGGAATACCTCAAAAATGCAATTCATCTTTCCGAGGAAGAACATGCACAATTGCACAAAGATTATGGCATCTGGTTAGGGCAACAGTGCCGTTTGTTTTTGGACGAACTTGGCGAAGAGGTAGACTTTATTGCCAGTCATGGCCACACATCACATCACCGCCCCGAAGATGGTGTCACCTTTCAATTGGGCGATGGACAGCTTTCGGCGAATATCTCCGGAAAGCAAGTGGTCTGCGATTTCAGGACTAAGGATGTTTCCTTAAAGGGACAAGGCGCTCCGTTGGTGCCCATTGGCGACAGGTTATTGTTCCACGAATACGATTTTTGTCTGAATCTCGGGGGCATCAGCAATATCTCCTTTGAAAAAAATGGCAAACGTATCGCTTACGATATTGGATTGGCCAATATGCCGCTGAACTATATCACCCACAAAATGGGAATGGCCTACGATAAAAATGGTCAACTGGCACGGTCGGGGAAATTGGACACAACACTTTTAAATGAACTCAATACTTTGGAATATTATAAGCTCCCCTACCCCAAGTCTACTGGCTACGAATGGTTTACCTCGCAAATTGTCCCGTTGATTGAAAACTCATCGGCCTCTAATCCAGATTTGCTGCATACTTTTATCCATCATAATTGCGAGCAGATTGCCTTGGCCGTCCATCAACACAAAGCCGACAAGCCTGATAAACATAAATTATTGGCCACTGGCGGAGGCGCTCTCAACCGGTTTTTTATGGATAGCCTGCAAACTGCCTTGGGCGACGACGTAGAAGTGGTAGTTCCTGATAAAACCCTGATTGCCTACAAAGAAGCCCTAGTTTTCGCACTAATGGGGGTGCTGAGACTCCAAGGAAGGACCAATGTTTTAAAATCTGTGACCGGAGCCACTTCAGATTCCTGTAGCGGAGAGGTATATTTCCCCCAAGAAGATTAAGTGGTGACCACCCTTTTTCGTTTGGGCTTGTTCACCAGAAGGAAAATGGCAAGGGCGCAAAGACCGCAAATGGCCAAGCCAGCAAAAAGCGGCCATACCGTTTCTTTTACAAATTCCCCAATAAAGGTTGCTATGGGAATGGACAGCAAAGTAGATACAAATCCATTGATAGCAGCACCAATACCTGCTATATGACCGATAGGCTCCATAGCAATGGAACGGAAGTTACCCCACATAAACCCAAGGCAGAAAAACTGAATGGACAAGAACCCTACCAGCACGTAAATACTGGGATTGGGCGTATTAAGGAATACAATGGAATACGTTAAGGCGACAATGCAAAAAACAATCGTTGCCATTAAAGACAGTTTTCGCATCCCGAAGCGCATCACCAAGGTTCCGTTCAAAAAAGTGGAAAGTCCAATGGAAACGGCCAAGCCCGCAAAAATATAAGGGAACATTTCCTTTAAGGCATATTGATCTTCAAAAATATGCTGGGCCGAGCTCAAATACACTAAAAATGCGCCTGTCACCAATCCAGATGTCAACGTAAAGGCCACGGTTTCACGATATTTCACAAATTCCTTTACCCCATCGATAAACACATGCCGCGTGAAGGGGATTTTATACTCGGGATGCAGGGTTTCCTTTTGACGCTTCCAAAACCAAATGGCAACGACCAAAACAAAGAACATCTGCACATAAAAAATAGCCTCCCATCCCGCAGCATCCAGAATCAACTTACCAATGGCAGGCGCTACCACTGGAACCAAAATAAAGAAGGCCACCACAAAGGACATGATTTTGGCCATATAATCGCCCACGTAGGTATCCCGAATGATGGAAATGGAAATCGTTCTAGGTGCCGAAAGCCCAATGCCCTGAAAGATGCGGCCAACGACCATCACTTCCAAAGAAGGTGCATACAAGCAGACGACACTTGCAATCAAAAAGATGATAAATCCAATATAAACCACTGGCTTTCTTCCAAAACTGTCTGATATGGGTCCAAAGAAGAGCTGCCCTACCCCAAGCCCCAAGAAAATCATGGTCACCAATAACTGGTTATCCGTTGGATCGGTACTGTTGATGGCCGTTCCTATATTGGAAATGGCAGGTAGAATGGCATCAATGGCCAGGGCTACGATGGACATCAAAGCGGCCATTAGGGCCACAAACTCAAAGTTGGGTTTTTGATGTTGTTTTTGCATCAGGCAAAATTAGGCATACCCATTGGACTGGTAAAGCATTTAAGAAAGGTTTAATGTAAAGGAAACATATACATCGTTGTAGTTGAACATTTTACAAGTCTTTCTAAAAACTATAAAACCTTATCTCTTCCAAATCATGGCGAAAAATGAAGATAACCCTATCTTTAAGGCTAAATCTTTGAAAACAATGGGCAATTTAAAGGTATTAGTGGTCGGATGCGGCAATATG is drawn from Flagellimonas sp. MMG031 and contains these coding sequences:
- a CDS encoding anhydro-N-acetylmuramic acid kinase — protein: MSTYKVLGLMSGTSLDGLDMAYCHIWEANGTWNFRIKNTAEIEYSEDMREYLKNAIHLSEEEHAQLHKDYGIWLGQQCRLFLDELGEEVDFIASHGHTSHHRPEDGVTFQLGDGQLSANISGKQVVCDFRTKDVSLKGQGAPLVPIGDRLLFHEYDFCLNLGGISNISFEKNGKRIAYDIGLANMPLNYITHKMGMAYDKNGQLARSGKLDTTLLNELNTLEYYKLPYPKSTGYEWFTSQIVPLIENSSASNPDLLHTFIHHNCEQIALAVHQHKADKPDKHKLLATGGGALNRFFMDSLQTALGDDVEVVVPDKTLIAYKEALVFALMGVLRLQGRTNVLKSVTGATSDSCSGEVYFPQED
- a CDS encoding multidrug effflux MFS transporter codes for the protein MQKQHQKPNFEFVALMAALMSIVALAIDAILPAISNIGTAINSTDPTDNQLLVTMIFLGLGVGQLFFGPISDSFGRKPVVYIGFIIFLIASVVCLYAPSLEVMVVGRIFQGIGLSAPRTISISIIRDTYVGDYMAKIMSFVVAFFILVPVVAPAIGKLILDAAGWEAIFYVQMFFVLVVAIWFWKRQKETLHPEYKIPFTRHVFIDGVKEFVKYRETVAFTLTSGLVTGAFLVYLSSAQHIFEDQYALKEMFPYIFAGLAVSIGLSTFLNGTLVMRFGMRKLSLMATIVFCIVALTYSIVFLNTPNPSIYVLVGFLSIQFFCLGFMWGNFRSIAMEPIGHIAGIGAAINGFVSTLLSIPIATFIGEFVKETVWPLFAGLAICGLCALAIFLLVNKPKRKRVVTT